A region of Granulicella sibirica DNA encodes the following proteins:
- a CDS encoding GumC family protein yields MLGHRKLVVEDYLDILKRRRWIIAIPVIILPILAVAVTFKIAPRFVSQTLVIIEEQKVPDEYVKSVISENLDGRLASMKEQILSRSRIQPVIERYNLYPSKRANMDDRIDLARKNITIKPIHSEIAHAGGLPGFFITFTANDAHTAQLVCADITSLFLSENLRAREESSQGTTDFLKGQLDDAKRSLDEQDAKLANFQRQYIGKLPGQEAPNLNMLTSLNTQLEAATQALARMEQDKTYQESMLSQIAQSAPAGASPTQAATPQAQETELLALQSQEAELLAHYTPEHPDVIAVRHKIADIRRSMERASQAPVSAGGVSAPSRYDPLPVQQLRAQIHSADIGIQAKRREQQQIESQVHTYQDRIQSSPLVEEQYKQLTRDYDTAQKFYDDLLTKMNHSKMATDLEKRQQGEQFRVMDEPNLPEAPTFPKKWIFGLGGLFGGLLFGLAITAFLEYKDTSIRSERDIWAFTKLPTLAVIEYSGEIQTENTRVNSQIIERPDRTIERLPPAKETLIKAHY; encoded by the coding sequence ATGCTTGGCCATCGCAAACTCGTCGTCGAAGACTATCTCGACATCCTCAAGCGGCGCCGTTGGATCATCGCGATCCCCGTCATCATCCTGCCCATCCTCGCGGTAGCAGTCACCTTCAAGATCGCCCCCCGCTTCGTCTCGCAGACCCTCGTCATCATCGAGGAGCAGAAGGTGCCCGACGAGTACGTCAAGTCCGTCATCTCCGAAAACCTCGACGGCCGTCTCGCCTCCATGAAGGAGCAGATCCTCAGCCGTTCGCGCATTCAGCCCGTTATCGAGCGCTACAACCTCTATCCGTCCAAGCGCGCCAACATGGACGACCGCATCGATCTCGCTCGCAAGAACATCACCATCAAGCCCATTCACTCCGAGATCGCCCACGCCGGCGGCCTTCCCGGATTCTTCATCACCTTCACCGCGAACGATGCCCACACCGCCCAGCTCGTCTGCGCCGACATCACCTCGCTCTTCCTCTCCGAAAATCTCCGCGCCCGCGAAGAATCCTCCCAGGGAACCACCGACTTCCTCAAGGGACAGCTCGACGACGCCAAGCGCAGTCTCGACGAGCAGGACGCCAAGCTCGCCAACTTCCAGCGCCAGTACATTGGCAAGCTTCCCGGACAGGAAGCTCCCAATCTCAACATGCTCACCAGCCTGAATACGCAGCTCGAAGCCGCCACCCAGGCCCTCGCCCGCATGGAGCAGGACAAGACCTATCAGGAATCCATGCTCTCGCAGATCGCTCAGAGCGCCCCCGCCGGCGCCTCCCCCACGCAGGCCGCGACCCCCCAGGCCCAGGAGACCGAGCTTCTTGCTCTCCAGTCGCAGGAAGCGGAGCTCCTCGCGCACTATACCCCGGAGCACCCTGACGTCATCGCCGTCCGCCACAAGATCGCTGATATCCGCCGCTCCATGGAACGCGCCTCGCAGGCGCCCGTCTCGGCGGGCGGCGTGTCCGCACCAAGCCGCTACGACCCCTTGCCCGTCCAGCAGCTCCGCGCCCAGATCCACTCCGCCGACATCGGTATTCAGGCCAAGCGCCGCGAGCAGCAGCAGATCGAAAGCCAGGTCCACACCTACCAGGACCGCATCCAGTCCAGCCCTCTCGTGGAAGAGCAGTACAAGCAACTCACGCGCGACTACGACACCGCGCAGAAATTCTACGACGATCTCCTCACGAAGATGAACCACTCCAAGATGGCGACCGACCTCGAGAAGCGTCAGCAGGGCGAACAGTTCCGCGTCATGGACGAGCCCAACCTCCCCGAAGCCCCCACCTTCCCGAAGAAGTGGATTTTCGGCCTCGGCGGCCTCTTCGGCGGCCTGCTCTTCGGCCTCGCGATCACCGCCTTCCTCGAATACAAGGACACGTCGATCCGCTCGGAGCGTGATATCTGGGCCTTCACCAAGCTCCCCACCCTCGCCGTCATCGAGTACTCCGGAGAGATTCAGACGGAGAACACCAGGGTGAATAGTCAGATAATCGAACGCCCCGACCGCACGATCGAACGGCTCCCACCCGCGAAGGAAACCCTCATCAAGGCACACTACTAG
- a CDS encoding tyrosine-protein kinase family protein gives MSKIYEALLRAEQDRVALSETTDSPALLFEPLPLEARNTQPRSTEPQRSASRFASDLSPAPTAIRKSDPVAVLTKVRTYTWDPSFKQLPSLEPRGSSVEQFRSLRSRMQEFRENHTLKSILISSGHPQEGKSFVAANLAISFARHKASRVLLIDGDMRRPSLHKLLGAPCDPGLSEFLSGKADMQEVMQRGRVPGSGNQVTSGLASLTFIAGGMGGDKAADLSGNHRFDDLITAARDHFDWIIVDSSPVNLVSDGVNLARACDGVLLVARGGVTKFEAAQRALNELKASNVLGFVLNAVEDSPERSGYYGYDSPTEE, from the coding sequence ATGAGCAAGATATACGAAGCGCTTCTCCGCGCCGAACAGGACCGAGTTGCACTCAGCGAGACAACCGACTCGCCGGCACTCCTCTTCGAGCCTCTGCCACTGGAGGCCCGAAACACACAACCCCGGAGCACGGAACCCCAACGCTCGGCGTCGCGTTTTGCCTCCGATCTCTCCCCGGCACCGACCGCGATCCGCAAGTCCGATCCCGTCGCCGTACTCACCAAGGTCCGCACCTACACCTGGGATCCATCCTTTAAACAGCTTCCCTCGCTCGAACCCCGCGGCAGCTCCGTCGAGCAGTTCCGCAGCCTCCGCTCGCGGATGCAGGAGTTCCGCGAGAACCACACCCTCAAATCCATCCTCATCAGCAGTGGCCATCCCCAGGAAGGCAAGAGCTTCGTCGCCGCCAACCTCGCCATCTCATTCGCCCGTCATAAGGCAAGCCGCGTCCTGCTCATCGACGGCGACATGCGCCGCCCCTCTCTCCACAAGCTCCTCGGCGCACCCTGCGATCCGGGTCTAAGTGAATTCCTCTCCGGCAAAGCCGATATGCAGGAGGTCATGCAGCGAGGAAGAGTTCCCGGCTCCGGAAATCAGGTGACGTCCGGTCTCGCCTCCCTCACCTTCATAGCAGGAGGCATGGGCGGAGACAAGGCTGCCGACCTCTCCGGCAATCACCGCTTCGACGACCTCATCACCGCCGCCAGGGACCATTTCGACTGGATCATCGTCGATTCCTCCCCCGTCAATCTCGTCTCCGACGGAGTCAACCTCGCCCGCGCCTGCGATGGCGTCCTCCTCGTCGCACGCGGCGGCGTCACCAAATTCGAAGCAGCACAGCGTGCCCTGAACGAGCTCAAGGCCTCCAACGTTCTCGGTTTCGTCCTCAACGCGGTAGAGGATTCCCCTGAGAGGAGTGGCTACTATGGCTACGACAGTCCCACCGAAGAATAG
- a CDS encoding polysaccharide biosynthesis/export family protein, which translates to MSLVFRSISASLLSLSTLCLAQQSMTKPALVAKPGSRSATDSSEAPTVSLKAPVPAGYLIGPDDVLGITVWKEPSLSGNVPVRPDGMISISLIGDVPAAGLTPMALGADLADRLKKFINDPNVTITVATVNSKHIYLLGEVQHVGSIPLTPGLTPLQAISASGGLTPFANTKHLYILRGEQGKQEKIPFNYKKALKDGDQQGLTLSPGDTIVVP; encoded by the coding sequence ATGAGCCTCGTCTTTCGATCCATCTCAGCCAGTCTGCTCTCGCTCTCCACCCTGTGTCTCGCCCAGCAGAGTATGACTAAGCCCGCCCTCGTCGCAAAGCCTGGCTCCCGCTCCGCCACGGATAGCTCAGAGGCTCCCACGGTATCTCTCAAGGCCCCCGTCCCAGCCGGCTATCTCATTGGCCCGGACGATGTCCTCGGCATCACCGTTTGGAAGGAGCCCAGCCTCTCCGGCAATGTCCCCGTCCGTCCCGATGGCATGATCTCTATCTCTCTCATCGGAGATGTTCCCGCCGCCGGGCTCACCCCCATGGCGCTCGGAGCCGACCTCGCCGACCGTCTCAAAAAATTCATCAACGATCCCAACGTCACCATCACCGTCGCCACCGTCAACAGCAAGCACATCTATCTGCTGGGTGAAGTCCAGCACGTTGGCAGCATTCCCCTCACCCCCGGCCTAACGCCCCTGCAGGCGATCTCGGCCTCCGGAGGCCTCACCCCCTTCGCCAACACGAAGCATCTCTACATCCTTCGCGGCGAGCAGGGCAAACAGGAAAAGATACCTTTCAACTACAAGAAAGCCCTCAAGGACGGCGATCAGCAGGGTCTCACCCTCTCTCCTGGGGACACCATCGTGGTCCCATGA
- a CDS encoding ExeA family protein, whose protein sequence is MYKTFFDLKANPFGSSPDPRFLYVMPHVREALAGLEYGISARKGFIVLVGEVGTGKTTLLRSAIDSFDGNRVFVSFIFNPRLDALDLLELILTDFGIKPEARTKSGMLLQLNRFVLDCFRRDETCVIVIDEAQNLSADLLEEVRLLTNLETATEKLLQIILCGQPELEDKLRQPNLRQLRQRIALWCRTQALTAEQTAAYITGRLAIAGSSTQIFSPEAVAAIHRISRGIPRIVNLLCEHSLILAYVEQLRVIPAGIINAVSRDLDLETQPIRASSSSLLNTEVSMKSDTTEKTDKTDVLQEDFTTSETLPGGLES, encoded by the coding sequence ATGTACAAAACTTTCTTTGATCTCAAAGCGAATCCGTTTGGCAGCAGCCCCGACCCCCGTTTTCTTTACGTCATGCCGCACGTCCGCGAAGCTCTGGCAGGGCTCGAGTACGGGATCTCCGCCCGCAAGGGCTTCATCGTCCTCGTGGGGGAAGTGGGCACCGGAAAGACCACGCTCCTGCGCAGCGCTATCGACAGCTTCGACGGCAATCGCGTCTTTGTGTCCTTTATCTTCAACCCGCGTCTCGATGCCCTCGATCTCCTGGAACTCATCCTCACTGACTTCGGCATCAAGCCGGAAGCCCGCACCAAGTCCGGCATGCTTCTCCAGCTCAATCGCTTCGTACTCGACTGCTTCCGCCGCGACGAGACCTGCGTCATCGTCATCGATGAAGCCCAGAACCTCTCCGCCGATCTCCTCGAGGAGGTCCGCCTCCTTACCAACCTCGAGACCGCCACCGAGAAGCTCCTCCAGATCATCCTATGCGGACAGCCCGAACTCGAAGACAAGCTTCGCCAGCCCAATCTTCGTCAGCTTCGCCAGCGCATTGCGCTCTGGTGCCGCACCCAGGCGCTCACCGCCGAGCAGACCGCCGCCTACATCACCGGCCGGCTCGCCATCGCCGGGAGCTCCACGCAAATCTTCTCCCCGGAAGCCGTGGCCGCCATCCACCGCATCAGCCGTGGCATCCCTCGCATCGTCAACCTTCTCTGCGAGCACTCGCTCATCCTCGCGTACGTCGAGCAGCTTCGCGTCATCCCCGCCGGCATCATCAACGCCGTCTCGCGCGATCTCGATCTGGAAACGCAGCCGATCCGGGCTTCGTCCTCATCTCTGCTCAACACCGAAGTCAGCATGAAGAGCGATACGACCGAGAAGACCGACAAAACTGACGTTCTTCAAGAAGACTTCACTACAAGCGAGACTCTACCGGGCGGGCTGGAATCATGA
- a CDS encoding sugar transferase — MIRFLNVYYPTRTVMLFFFEALIVSSCFLIATIFLLGPDAYLTLAYEQGALKITGVTILSVMLSYYFDLYEPQIVSVPLEIYFRILLVLGFDCFVLSALIFFYPEAAMPQHVYLIGFTLLTPALIVWRKAYSWLVSRRRFCERVYVLGAGEYAKTLVASLQSRPDVGMEIVDWQDVQLEQSERKQHWINALERISEMKPPVNRIIVAMEHHRGELPVQELLNLRFQGIVVEEVGALRERLSGKIQLDGLRPSDFLYASGFRMRPSQQFTRQIASILAAATGLLLFSPFFPLVMLAVRMTSKGPIFFKQTRVGAGGRLFKVVKFRTMRTDAEAAGAKWATKDDPRVTPIGRFMRKTRIDEVPQLWNILRGDMSFVGPRPERPEFVPMLSENLPFYYLRHLIRPGLTGWAQVRYGYGATMAETREKLEYDLYYIKHQSLGLDLIVMFETIKTIVRRRGAQ; from the coding sequence ATGATCCGCTTCCTGAACGTCTACTATCCCACGCGTACTGTCATGCTGTTTTTCTTTGAAGCATTAATTGTGAGCAGTTGCTTCCTCATTGCCACGATCTTCCTTCTTGGTCCGGACGCATACCTCACCCTCGCCTACGAGCAGGGTGCCCTCAAGATCACCGGCGTGACCATCCTCTCGGTCATGCTCTCTTACTACTTCGATCTCTACGAGCCGCAGATCGTCTCCGTTCCGCTCGAAATCTACTTCCGCATCCTGCTCGTTCTCGGCTTTGACTGCTTCGTGCTCTCGGCGTTGATCTTCTTCTATCCCGAAGCTGCAATGCCGCAGCACGTCTATCTCATAGGTTTCACGCTGCTCACGCCCGCCCTCATCGTCTGGCGCAAGGCCTACTCCTGGCTGGTCAGCCGCCGCCGCTTCTGCGAGCGCGTCTACGTCCTCGGGGCCGGCGAATACGCCAAAACCCTCGTTGCCTCGCTTCAGTCCCGTCCCGACGTCGGCATGGAGATCGTCGACTGGCAGGACGTCCAGCTCGAACAGTCGGAGCGCAAACAGCACTGGATTAACGCCCTCGAACGCATCTCCGAGATGAAGCCCCCCGTCAATCGCATCATCGTGGCCATGGAGCATCATCGCGGCGAACTCCCAGTCCAGGAACTCCTCAATCTCCGCTTCCAGGGCATCGTCGTTGAGGAAGTCGGAGCCCTCCGCGAGCGCCTCTCCGGCAAGATCCAGCTCGACGGCCTGCGCCCCAGCGACTTCCTCTACGCCAGCGGCTTCCGCATGCGCCCCTCGCAGCAGTTCACCCGGCAGATCGCCTCCATCCTCGCCGCCGCTACCGGACTCCTGCTCTTCTCGCCCTTCTTTCCCCTCGTTATGCTCGCCGTGCGCATGACTTCCAAGGGTCCCATCTTCTTCAAGCAGACACGCGTCGGAGCCGGCGGACGCCTCTTCAAGGTCGTCAAATTCCGAACCATGCGCACCGACGCCGAAGCCGCGGGCGCAAAGTGGGCTACCAAGGACGATCCACGCGTCACCCCCATCGGTCGTTTCATGCGCAAGACCCGCATCGACGAAGTCCCGCAGCTCTGGAACATCCTCCGTGGCGACATGAGCTTCGTCGGCCCGCGCCCCGAGCGTCCCGAGTTCGTCCCCATGCTCTCGGAGAACCTGCCCTTCTACTACCTCCGCCACCTCATCCGTCCCGGCCTCACCGGATGGGCGCAGGTTCGCTACGGCTACGGAGCCACGATGGCCGAAACCCGCGAGAAGCTCGAGTACGACCTCTACTACATCAAGCACCAGTCCCTCGGCCTCGACCTCATCGTCATGTTCGAGACCATCAAGACCATCGTCCGCCGTCGAGGCGCGCAATGA